Genomic window (Paenibacillus sp. 37):
GATTATTAACGTTGGTCACTGAATCGGAATGTGAATCGTAATTTGAGCCTGATTCAGCCTGATCTGAATCCGTGTGGGCAGTGGTTGAAGGGCTCATTTCTTCTACATTTAGCGGCGGGGCACTTGCTGCCAGATCCAGCAGAAGATCCAGATTGGTGCCTTCCATCAGCACATCGGCAGCACGTTGGAATAATGGTTCCAGTTCGCCGCGCTCAATGGCAGGCACCAGTCCCAGATGTCTCTCCGGGATAGACATGTCTTCGTCCCGCTTCAGCCAGCCAACCACCGGAATGCCACACATCTGCTCAATGGCTTTTTTCACAATGGTATAATGACCCACACTTCCACAACGGTTGACAATCACTCCGGCAATATGTAATTCAGGCTCCAACTGTTGAAAACCTAATACAATCGCAGCTGCACTACGAGCCATGCTGCGTACATCCACGACCAGGATCACAGGGGTTTGCGTGACCAGAGCAATCTCTGCAGTTGAGCCTGTATTGCTGAGTGGATCTTTGCCATCGTAGAGGCCCATAACGCCCTCAATAATGGATATATCGTGTCCCGCCGATGCCTTCCTGAACGTATCTCTCACATACTCAGGCGATGTCATCCATGCATCCAGATTACGTGACGGTCTGCCCGTGACGGCGGTATGGTATGTCGGATCAATATAGTCCGGGCCGCATTTGAACCCTTGTACACTCAAGCCACGCTGAGCTAGTGCTCTCATTAGCCCCAAAGTTACTGTCGTTTTCCCTGCACCACTTCCGGTGCCTGCAATGATCAGTCGGGGTCTGGCGTTACGATCTGCAATGGTCATCGTCATATTCACCTTTTCTTCGAGATAACAGAAACTTCTGATCGAAGCACTATCAAGGATGTACATTCGTGTTTTAGTTGTAACGTATACATTCTATAATCTAAACAAAACCGCATCATATAGCGATGCGGTTAAGCTTAATGCACACTTTTTATTCATGAAGCGACGCCAAAAGCTTTTTGTCGAACTGATCTAAAAGCAGGCCACTAATCTCTAATCTTGACCGCACGCCCTGCTGCAAAGTAACGTCCAAGCTCAACGATGAGTGCTCCCATCTTCTCTTCCTCCGGAATGACCAGTGCCTCAATGCCTTCTTCACGCATGGAGTTTGCGGTAACTTTACCTACAGACGCCGGAATTACACCTTGTCTGAAGGCTGCAAGCAACAGCTCAAGCTTGTCCTGGGAGGCCGCATATTGCGTCAGAAATCTGACCTGCGGCCCACTTGTGAACGCAACAGCATCTACTTCGAAATTTAGAATTTCATTCAATAACTGTTCCAGTTCTGCCTCTTCTGGCGGTACATGGCGGTAAGGAAGCACTTGTCTGACGATTGCACCTTGTTCTTCCAACCATGCAACGAGTTTGGGAGCTGTCTCCCCATGAAGCTGCAACATAACTTTTTTCCCTGCGAGATCATGTGGGTTGAATTCTCGAATGAGCCCGTCCGTACTACCGTCATCATCTCGTACCAGCGGTGTTAACTTGCGCTTTTTGAGCGCATTCACCGTCTTGTATCCCCTTGCCGCAATTGAGGATTCCGATAATACATCCAACAATTGGCCTGCCACTTCCATATCCTCAGCCATTTCAAATAATGCATCCAATCCCATACCCGTAGTTAATACCGCCCAGTCTGGCGGGTCTGATATCCAGGATACCAGCCCATCCCTGATACTCCGATCATCCAGGAATACGGTCCCCTGTGCCGGTCGCACAAGCGGGATTCCACCCATTTTTTCAACCAGTACGGACATTTCTTTCGACTTTCGTGGTCCTGTCAATGCTACACGCACACCTGCCAAATGTTGAGCCATTCATGTTCCCCCCGTTAGTTCAGCCGAATGTTCATCAGTCTGACTACAGTATACAGGGTACTTCTGCGAAGGGAAACTGTGCTTTCCCTCTTTTTGCCCGTTCATCTATAAGGATTTTTGATGGAATGCATCAGGAAGGCTGGAGTTCTCCGCCATGAGAATCTTTCCGCCTTTTCTCTCCATCCTTCTCCGAATCAGCCGATTTTTGTTCCGGCTCATGTTTCTCTTTCTTGGACTGGTCTCCCGATCTCTGTTGGGTAGATTCTTTTTTATCCTTTTTGCGAGGACGAAGGAAAAGAAACAGCACAATAGGGAACAACACTTCAAAAACAATGGCAATCCATGTCCATTCCCGAGTGAAGCGATTGAGCTGAATGGCATTTCGGAAGAACCAGAATGCACAGACAAATCCGACGAGGGCAATCGGGCCTGTCAATACCTTTCCCG
Coding sequences:
- a CDS encoding cobyrinate a,c-diamide synthase, translated to MTIADRNARPRLIIAGTGSGAGKTTVTLGLMRALAQRGLSVQGFKCGPDYIDPTYHTAVTGRPSRNLDAWMTSPEYVRDTFRKASAGHDISIIEGVMGLYDGKDPLSNTGSTAEIALVTQTPVILVVDVRSMARSAAAIVLGFQQLEPELHIAGVIVNRCGSVGHYTIVKKAIEQMCGIPVVGWLKRDEDMSIPERHLGLVPAIERGELEPLFQRAADVLMEGTNLDLLLDLAASAPPLNVEEMSPSTTAHTDSDQAESGSNYDSHSDSVTNVNNRHVPYVVRPVIAVARDAAFNFYYPDNLELLEAAGARLQYFSPLAGEDIPMDVDGIYLGGGFPEEFAAEIAGNQGFLEGLRQAAQSNMPLFAECGGYMVLGETLTDREGATFHMAGIIPAQVQMQKKRAALGYREASSVQDSFLLKKGEVLRGHEFHYSTMTYRDEETIPYAYETKGLLGLKQEGYAAGNIVAGYTHVHLGSYPAAARRWVEHCLVYRQERDM
- a CDS encoding uroporphyrinogen-III synthase, with product MAQHLAGVRVALTGPRKSKEMSVLVEKMGGIPLVRPAQGTVFLDDRSIRDGLVSWISDPPDWAVLTTGMGLDALFEMAEDMEVAGQLLDVLSESSIAARGYKTVNALKKRKLTPLVRDDDGSTDGLIREFNPHDLAGKKVMLQLHGETAPKLVAWLEEQGAIVRQVLPYRHVPPEEAELEQLLNEILNFEVDAVAFTSGPQVRFLTQYAASQDKLELLLAAFRQGVIPASVGKVTANSMREEGIEALVIPEEEKMGALIVELGRYFAAGRAVKIRD